In a single window of the Litorilituus sediminis genome:
- a CDS encoding recombinase family protein encodes MIKYVLYYRVSTGKQAKSGLGLDAQKRDTDLYLSNYSGQPYEVIEVFTDVISGKNSDKPALSEAIRLACDSGAVLLVSKLDRLSRDVGQIDKLIKNKKLDFKVACMPNADKFQLQLYAVLAEQERDFISERTKAALKEAKARGVKLGGLRDKTNERNKVIQQQAKDRATRLITIVEPLRQQGLSLQRIADELNKLDYKTARGGKFTAMQVKRTVERYKSQV; translated from the coding sequence ATGATTAAATATGTTCTTTATTATCGCGTTAGTACAGGCAAGCAAGCTAAGTCAGGGCTTGGTTTAGACGCTCAAAAGAGGGATACTGATTTATATCTGAGTAACTACAGTGGTCAGCCGTATGAGGTAATCGAAGTGTTTACCGATGTTATTTCGGGAAAGAATAGCGACAAGCCAGCATTGAGCGAAGCTATTAGATTAGCGTGTGATAGTGGTGCAGTGCTACTTGTTTCTAAATTGGATAGGCTTAGCCGTGATGTAGGCCAAATCGATAAGCTGATTAAGAATAAGAAACTAGACTTTAAAGTGGCTTGTATGCCAAATGCTGACAAGTTCCAATTACAATTATATGCTGTATTAGCGGAGCAGGAGCGAGACTTTATAAGTGAGCGAACTAAAGCTGCATTAAAAGAGGCTAAGGCTCGTGGTGTTAAGCTAGGTGGTTTGAGGGATAAAACCAATGAACGCAATAAAGTTATTCAGCAACAAGCCAAAGACAGGGCCACTAGGCTGATTACTATTGTTGAGCCATTACGTCAGCAAGGTTTATCGCTACAGAGAATAGCTGACGAATTGAATAAACTTGATTATAAAACCGCAAGAGGTGGCAAGTTCACAGCCATGCAAGTGAAGCGCACCGTGGAAAGATATAAATCACAAGTGTAG